From Vanrija pseudolonga chromosome 1, complete sequence, a single genomic window includes:
- the PRRX2 gene encoding Paired mesoderm homeobox protein 2, whose protein sequence is MLPSPGSSDSDSYPSSSTAYSPSPTPTPQCSPFALPPPLDLSPRLVALNLDPPAPAITPLLPPYAYPSYTPYHSYPHAYFPTALGLPPPYQPDYLAPSALAGINPYLLGGYTMLTSLLNPITPTTYPYHVTPFNLTPALQPAPAPQITIAGGAAGSTPATTGLGFIFNASTSSSAPEVAGAGSIGANFVPGASVGASATTTPQQPTATPLWPFTPAAAATPVAPAPPQVPVLPVISPAAAPSISAASASPLELPVGAGAAAQTSAPITPRRRPTTRAASTPTPAGPSRSHPYTRTFSLPSLPSSSSSAGSLLPALPITTTANPFMLLQDVERTTRRCDAKPSRFKPTKEQYDLLVMVYERDNNPDGPTRVALCHRLGGNVSPKTLQVWFQNRRSKARAKDRMLEHRRGEAALKHAETGALRQLVCDNDVHLVPITQVFVAGWHRLLTAPDPKHSHLPANYSADLGLALALGGPAPCLHIYSVLQGQRVCITLPLNASITDLSAGEFIGRAKGAAACETDAKSVQFSFPAGTAAFSMWNGAEWCRTADFTDDGCVSRGGECQIVGPNMHITAVTGRIQSLLATQSSSGLALLPPLGQASRQPTRSAAIDLLVEPVPSSAEPAHSTYHATNHAAHAAHFANQPAATTHSALSAQPSAHPMGLLPSAYRPVPSLGNQVYGFSSIPATHRPSPLSAAASLAAAGAADTASAHATTPHHPWGGNLGYVWHGLAPTWSHAGPGLGMPIGASATPAAGATVARSALPSFDTAAAAVAYSGGDTVGGTAAAAAAAGNVNDAALMTVTVDSPSASPSLATLNGSPSVSPLTELGSSSGYSSTGCESSQ, encoded by the exons ATGCTCCCCTCGCCTGGGTCGTCAGACTCGGACTCTtacccctcctcctcgacagcctACTCCCCGAGCCCGACCCCCACGCCGCAGTGCTCGCCGTTCGCGctcccgcccccgctcgacctgtcgccgcgcctcgtggcgctcaacctcgacccgccggcgccggccatCACCCCGCTCCTTCCGCCCTACGCGTACCCCTCTTACACCCCGTACCACTCCTACCCCCACGCCTACTTCCCCaccgcgctcggcctcccccCGCCCTACCAGCCAGACTACCTCGCCCCCTCAGCCCTCGCAGGCATCAACCCGTACCTCCTTGGCGGCTACACCATGCTCACGAGCCTGCTCAACCCCATCACCCCCACCACCTACCCCTACCACGTGACGCCTTTCAACCTCACCCCGGCGCTGCAGCCCGCGCCAGCACCGCAGATCACGATcgccggtggcgccgccggctctacccccgccaccactggGCTCGGGTTCATCTTCaacgcgagcacgagctcgagcgcgcccgAGGTCGCTGGCGCTGGTAGCATCGGTGCCAACTTTGTCCCCGGCGCCAGTGTCGGCGCCTCtgccacgacgacgccgcagcagccgacTGCCACACCCCTCTGGCCCTTcacaccagcagcagcagcaacgcccgtagcccccgccccaccacAGGTACCCGTTCTCCCCGTGATCAgcccggcggccgcgcccaGTATCTCCGCGGCCAGCGCGAGTCCGCTCGAGCTCCCtgttggcgctggcgctgcagCTCAAACATCGGCGCCGATcaccccgcgtcgccgcccaacgacgcgcgcagcctCGACGCCTACCCCTGCGGGCCCCTCGCGTTCGCACCCGTACACGCGGACATTCTCACTCCCCTCGTtaccgtcgtcgtcgtcgtcggccgggTCGCTACTCCCCGCGCTGCCCATCACGACGACCGCCAACCCCTTCATGCTGCTCCAGGACGTTGAGCGCACCACGCGCCGGTGTGACGCAAAGCCCTCGCGTTTCAAGCCTACCAAGGAGCAGTACGACCTGCTCGTGATGGTGTACGAGCGCGACAA CAACCCGGACGGCCCGACGCGTGTCGCCCTGTGCCACCGCCTCGGTGGCAACGTGAGCCCCAAGACGCTACAAGTGTGGTTCCAGAACCGCCGCTCCAAAGCCCGCGCCAAGGACCGCATGCTcgagcaccgccgcggcgaggcagcCCTCAAGCACGCCGAGACTGGTGCGCTCCGCCAGCTCGTGTGCGACAAtgatg TACACCTCGTGCCCATCACCCAGGTCTTCGTCGCCGGGTGGCACCGCCTCCTGACCGCGCCCGACCCGAAGCACTCGCACCTGCCGGCAAACTACAgcgccgacctcgggctcgcgctcgcgctcggtgGCCCAGCCCCGTGTTTACACATCTACTCCGTGCTCCAGGGCCAGCGAGTGTGCATCACGCTCCCGCTCAACGCGTCAATCACCGACCTCAGCGCCGGCGAGTTCATCGGCCGCGCCaagggcgccgcggcgtgcgagACGGACGCAAAGTCCGTCCAGTTTTCCTTCCCCGCTGGCACTGCGGCGTTCAGCATGTGGAACGGTGCCGAGTGGTGCCGCACCGCCGACTTCACTGATGACGGCTGCGTCtcccgcggcggcgagtgccaGATTGTGGGCCCGAACATG CACATCACCGCTGTTACTGGCCGCATCCAGTCGCTGCTCGCAACCCAGTCTAGCAGCGGCCTCGCACTTCTCCCTCCCCTTGGCCAAGCTTCGCGCCAGCCCACACGCTCAGCGGCCATCGACCTCCTTGTGGAGCCAGTGCCATCGTCTGCCGAGCCAGCCCACTCGACTTACCACGCGACGAAccatgccgcccatgccgcccacTTTGCGAACCAACCTGCGGCAACCACGCactcggcgctgtcggcgcaGCCGTCGGCCCACCCGATGGGGCTGCTGCCCTCCGCCTATCGCCCAGTTCCATCTCTGGGCAATCAAGTCTACGGCTTTTCCTCGATTCCGGCGACGCACCGCCCCTCGCCGCTATCAGCCGCTGCTTcactcgccgctgctggtgccgccgacaccgcaTCCGCGCATGCTACTACCCCGCACCACCCGTGGGGTGGTAACCTTGGGTACGTCTGGCATGGCCTGGCGCCGACTTGGAGCCACGCTGGGCCAGGGCTCGGAATGCCGATCGGTGCAAGCGCCACTcccgcggccggcgccacgGTGGCCCGTTCGGCCCTACCAAGCTTTGAtaccgctgctgctgctgttgcctACAGTGGTGGTGATACTGTTGGtggtactgctgctgctgctgctgctgctggcaacgtcaacgacgcggcgctcatgACCGTGACCGTCGATTCGCCTAGCGCTTCGCCGAGTTTGGCCACGCTCAACGGTAGCCCCTCGGTCTCGCCTCTGACCGAGTTGGGTAGTAGCAGCGGGTACAGCAGCACCGGGTGCGAGAGCTCGCAGTGA
- the DIP5_6 gene encoding Dicarboxylic amino acid permease, translating into MATTTDSFYAENEKGKGQWTATVDKPAGEAWATEPNHLDDENLQRGLKLRHISLISIGGIIGTGLFLGSGGALHNGGPLGLWLGYSIFGVILGLGEMASYLPLAGGHLLYASRFVDPALGFALSWTYSVMWLIVNPAELSAVAVLMNYWVKSTVVNNAVWIAIAMALVFILNLFPASVYGETEFIFSSIKVITIIGLIICGIAINCGAGPHGKYIGFKYWKDPGPFAPKFASLTGAKGQFLGFWAVLTQAAFSYLGSEVVAVTAAESKNPTRAIPRAIKQVYLRICVFYILGTFIIGLNCPSNEPRLGTTSDATASPFVIAISRAGIKVLPHIINGCLISSAWSAANADIYIASRSIYTLASQGWLPKVFLTTSKRGAPYVASITAGLSGLLAFMTVSNNANKVFNWFVNLITVGGLMVYTIIAITYLRFRKGVEAQGIDRSQMPFTSGFAKTGAWIAACFIPLIIFFSGWEVFLHNGKKFDHATFITNYLPVVLVLGAYGGHKLYAKTKPVPISEMDLHTGARHKGDYTETTSTEKLPIWERIGNLIGG; encoded by the exons atggcgacgacaacagaCTCGTTCTACGCCGAGAACGAAAAGGGCAAGGGCCAGTGGACGGCCACCGTCGACAAGCCTGCGGGCGAGGCGTGGGCCACCGAGCCCAACCACCTCGACGATGAGAACCTCCAGCGTGGGCTCAAGCTGCGCCACATCTCG CTCATCTCCATCGGCGGTATCATCGGCACGGGTCTCTTCCTCGGTTCTGGTGGTGCGCTGCACAACGGTGGCCCGCTCGGCCTGTGGCTCGGCTACTCGATCTTTGGTGTCATTCTC GGCCTCGGTGAGATGGCCTCGTACCTCCCCCTCGCTGGTGGCCACCTGCTGTACGCTTCCCGCTTTGTcgaccccgccctcggcTTCGCCCTGTCGTGGACCTACTCGGTCATGTGGCTGATTGTCAACCCTGCCGAGctgtcggccgtcgccgtcctcatgAACTACTGGGTAAAGTCGACCGTTGTCAACAACGCCGTCTGgatcgccatcgccatggcCCTCGTCTTCATCCTCAACCTCTTCCCCGCCTCGGTGTACGGCGAGACCGAGTTCATCTTCTCGTCCATCAAGGTCATCACCATCATCGGCCTCATCATCTGCGGTATCGCCATCAACTGCGGTGCCGGCCCCCACGGCAAGTACATTGGCTTCAAGTACTGGAAGGACCCCGGACCGTTCGCCCCCAAGTTTGCCAGCCTCACCGGTGCCAAGGGCCAGTTCCTCGGTTTCTGGGCTGTCCTCACCCAGGCTGCCTTCTC GTACCTTGGttccgaggtcgtcgccgtcaccgccgccgagtccaaGAACCCCACGCGCGCCATCCCCCGCGCCATCAAGCAG GTCTACCTCCGTATCTGTGTCTTCTACATCCTCGGCACATTCATTATCGGCCTCAACTGCCCCTCCAACGAGCCGCGCCTCGGCACCACCTCCGAtgcgaccgcctcgcccttCGTCATTGCCATTTCGCGTGCGGGCATCAAGGTGCTCCCGCACATTATCA ACGGCTGTCTTatctcctcggcctggtcggcAGCCAACGCCGACATTTAcatcgcctcgcgctccatcTACACTCTCGCCTCGCAGGGATGGCTCCCCAAGGTCTTCCTGACCACGAGCAAGCGCGGCGCCCCCTACGTCGCGTCCATCACCGCCGGTCTCTCGGGTCTCCTCGCCTTCATGACGGTCAGCAACAACGCCAATAAGGTCTTCAACTGGTTTGTCAACCTCATCACCGTTGGCGGCCTCATGGTGTACACTATCATTGCCATCACGTACCTCCGCTTCCGGAAGGGTGTCGAGGCACAGGGTATCGACCGCTCTCAGATGCCGTTCACCTCTGGCTTCGCCAAGACTGGCGCCTGGATCGCCGCCTGCTTCATCCCTC tcATCATCTTCTTCTCGGGCTGGGAAGTCTTCCTCCACAACGGCAAGAAGTTTGACCACGCCACCTTCATCACCA ACTACCTCCCCGTTGTTCTCGTCCTTGGAGCCTACGGCGGCCACAAGCTCTACGCCAAGACCAAGCCTGTTCCCATTTCCGAGATGGACC TGCACACTGGTGCCCGCCACAAGGGCGACTACACCGAGACCACGTCCACCGAGAAGCTTCCCATCTGGGAGCGTATCGGCAACCTCATTGGTGGTTAA
- the DIP5_6 gene encoding Dicarboxylic amino acid permease translates to MTPEGQITIITVYHLTIAHTRPTAAWAGNWPACNPPRLSAIAVLMNYWVKDTVVNNAVRIIIALVFVFAINMFPAAVYGETEFIFSSIKVITIVGLIIAGIAINCGAGPKGHYIGFSYWKNPGAFGVNYNGLKGSKGKFLGFWAVLTQAAFSYFGGEVVAVAAAESKNPVKSIPRAIKQVYLRICVFYILGTFIIGLNCPSNEPRLGTTSDATASPFVIAISRAGIKVLPHIINGCLISSAWSAANADIYIASRSIYTLASQGWLPKVFLTTSKRGAPYVASITAGLSGLLAFMTVSNNANKVFNWFVNLITVGGLMVYTIIAITYLRFRKGVEAQGIDRSQMPFTSGFAKTGAWIAACFIPLIIFFSGWEVFLHNGKKFDHATFITNYLPVVLVLGAYGGHKLYAKTKPVPISEMDLHTGARHKGDYTETTSTEKLPIWERIGNLIGG, encoded by the exons ATGACGCCGGAAGGCCAAATCACTATAATCACCGTCTATCATCTAACAATCGCCCACACTCGTCCTACCGCGGCTTGGGCAGGCAATTGGCCGGCTTGTAACCCTCCCAGGCTCTCTGCCATTGCCGTCCTCATGAACTACTGGGTCAAGGACACGGTGGTCAACAACGCGGTGCGGATCATCATTGCCCTCGTCTTTGTCTTCGCCATCAACATGTTCCCGGCGGCCGTGTACGGCGAGACCGAGTTCATCTTCTCGAGCATCAAGGTCATCACCATTGTCGGCCTGATCA TCGCCGGAATTGCCATCAACTGTGGCGCCGGCCCGAAAGGGCACTACATCGGCTTTAGCTACTGGAAGAACCCGGGCGCCTTTGGCGTGAACTACAACGGGCTCAAGGGCTCAAAGGGCAAGTTCTTGGGCTTCTGGGCCGTGCTCACCCAGGCCGCCTTCTC GTACTTTGGCGGTgaggtcgtcgctgtcg ccgccgccgagtccaaGAACCCCGTCAAGTCCATCCCCCGCGCCATCAAGCAGGTCTACCTCCGTATCTGTGTCTTCTACATCCTCGGCACATTCATTATCGGCCTCAACTGCCCCTCCAACGAGCCGCGCCTCGGCACCACCTCCGAtgcgaccgcctcgcccttCGTCATTGCCATTTCGCGTGCGGGCATCAAGGTGCTCCCGCACATTATCA ACGGCTGTCTTatctcctcggcctggtcggcAGCCAACGCCGACATTTAcatcgcctcgcgctccatcTACACTCTCGCCTCGCAGGGATGGCTCCCCAAGGTCTTCCTGACCACGAGCAAGCGCGGCGCCCCCTACGTCGCGTCCATCACCGCCGGTCTCTCGGGTCTCCTCGCCTTCATGACGGTCAGCAACAACGCCAATAAGGTCTTCAACTGGTTTGTCAACCTCATCACCGTTGGCGGCCTCATGGTGTACACTATCATTGCCATCACGTACCTCCGCTTCCGGAAGGGTGTCGAGGCACAGGGTATCGACCGCTCTCAGATGCCGTTCACCTCTGGCTTCGCCAAGACTGGCGCCTGGATCGCCGCCTGCTTCATCCCTC tcATCATCTTCTTCTCGGGCTGGGAAGTCTTCCTCCACAACGGCAAGAAGTTTGACCACGCCACCTTCATCACCA ACTACCTCCCCGTTGTTCTCGTCCTTGGAGCCTACGGCGGCCACAAGCTCTACGCCAAGACCAAGCCTGTTCCCATTTCCGAGATGGACC TGCACACTGGTGCCCGCCACAAGGGCGACTACACCGAGACCACGTCCACCGAGAAGCTTCCCATCTGGGAGCGTATCGGCAACCTCATTGGTGGTTAA
- the MIMI_L728_1 gene encoding putative protein — MTTLSDTGASAPENWTLPTAFTDLLGKPIAEAVDILVPPPPPLPKKKREAAAKAAKEMQKTSAFLTALASAPDTKTWNGAKAFSSTGETLLDLFNDLSPGITADKLFDLLDKAWDAHPETTLRIILHARSIHEGKGFKNGFFRSIAWLYEKHPRTLFANLHLIVDPTCERERSVKRDAAKAERKRAANNGVEVLDDEGHVEKDEEPEYPPRPHGSFDDLNDILMVAVNGQLSTAHKAPLTAMDGALMSSAAGAAFKRARTTAQDETMADDYAKSLRKEAFNEAGGLALTAASKARASRPVATPVVAHLRSTKTVKAKALAASQAPPKDTTEPFLTKLARAGTKEARIALIKGRVVTALADKKLQALYLAVIDLYAANLAQDIARLKAHNEYLLRPADQRKKEGYGKAGTSPHLFGMSYAAKWAPSPGKSADKQLHVATALALRLFPGSDTKTARRKLQGEVLAPLRRVLDIPEIKMVRGPWTIEYAKVPSRAMAAYKDSFYAHDPEGLEECLIKVASGKSTMAGASMAPHDLLSEALYGSELGGRIADLQWATLIDSIRSTSKNELANCIAVADVSGSMGTMDQKLARGRTPSPIWPCVALTLLMSELARAPWNGSFLTFSEFPRLEHVDSTLTLRERASRLGRAGWGYSTDYNGVFKRILQAAQRAKLAPEEMVKKVFVFSDMQFNSSSNTAFGRTEHEGVERMFAEAGYTMPEMVYWNLQAGAAKPVRADTPGVALVSGFSGALMKYFIKALGEPPEERKAAAAAAGGDDFDDWDDLKDELDEIGVKTEATPAKGDKKDKEKQKTPLEHMMAILNAKPFGGLVFVD; from the exons ATGACTACATTGTCGGACACTGGCGCCTCCGCGCCCGAGAACTGGACTCTCCCCACGGCGTTCACtgacctcctcggcaagcccatcgccgaggcagtcgacatcctcgtcccccctcccccgccactccccaagaagaagcgcgaggcggcagccaaggccgccaaggagatGCAGAAGACATCGGCCTTCCTTACTGCACTCGCTTCGGCGCCAGACACCAAGACGTGGAACGGCGCCAAGGCATTCTCCTCCACTGGCGAAACATTGCTCGACCTCTTCAACGACCTGTCGCCTGGCATTACCGCCGACAAGCTGTTCGACCTCCTTGACAAGGCCTGGGACGCGCACCCCGAGAC CACATTGCGTATCATCCTCCACGCGCGTTCTATccacgagggcaagggctTCAAGAACGGCTTCTTCCGCTCCATCGCGTGGCTGTACGAGAAGCACCCCCGTACACTGTTCGCCAA cctcCACCTCATCGTCGACCCCAcctgcgagcgcgagcgtaGCGTGAAGCGCGatgccgccaaggccgagcgcaagcgtgCTGCCAacaacggcgtcgaggtcctcgacgacgagggccatgttgagaaggacgaggagcccgagtaccctccccgcccccacGGCAGCTTTGACGA CCTCAACGACATCCTCATGGTGGCGGTCAACGGCCAGCTCTCAACTGCTCACAAGGCTCCATTGACCGCAAtggacggcgcgctcatGTCTTcagcggctggcgcggcgttcAAGCGCGCGCGTACCACTGCACAGGACGAgaccatggccgacgactACGCCAAGTCGCTTCGCAAGGAGGCATTCAACGAGGCGGGAGGTTTGGCCTTGACTGCTGCCTCCAAGGCCAGGGCTTCGCGCCCAGTCGCAACCCCTGTTGTGGCCCACCTCAGGTCGACCAAGACtgtcaaggccaaggctcTTGCCGCTTCGCAGGCCCCGCCCAAGGACACTACGGAGCCTTTTCTCACCAagctggcgcgcgcagggACCAAGGAGGCACGCATCGCGCTCATCAAGGGGCGGGTGGTgaccgcgctcgccgacaagaAGCTGCAGGCTCTGTACCTCGCAGTGATCGACCTCTACGCAGCCAACCTGGCGCAGGACATTGCCCGACTCAAGGCTCACAACGAGTACCTGTTGCGTCCCGCCGACCAGCGCAAGAAGGAGGGCTACGGCAAGGCGGGCACATCACCCCACCTCTTTGGCATGTCGTACGCGGCCAAGTGGGCGCCATCGCCCGGCAAGTCGGCCGACAAGCAGCTGCATGTCGCGACAGCGCTGGCACTCCGCCTCTTCCCCGGGTCCGACACCAAGACTGCTCGTCGCAAGCTGcagggcgaggtgctcgcgccTCTCCGCCGCGTGCTTGACATCCCGGAGATCAAGATGGTGCGCGGCCCCTGGACGATCGAGTATGCCAAGGTGCCATCACGCGCCATGGCAGCGTACAAGGACTCGTTCTACGCGCACGACCCCGAGGGCTTGGAGGAGTGCCTTATCAAGGTGGCTTCTGGCAAGAGCACGATGGCTGGCGCGTCCATGGCGCCTCATGACCTGCTCAGCGAGGCCCTGTACGGTAGTGAGCTCGGCGGTCGTATCGCCGACTTGCAGTGGGCGACGCTTATCGACTCGATCCGCTCTACGTCCAAGAACGAGCTGGCGAACTGCATTGCCGTTGCCGACGTCTCGGGCTCGATGGGAACTATGGACCAGAAGCTCGCCCGTGGCCGCACCCCATCACCTATCTGGCCATGCGTAGCTCTCACCCTGCTTATGagcgagcttgcgcgcgctCCCTGGAACGGATCCTTCCTTACCTTCAGCGAGTTTCCCCGGCTCGAGCATGTCGACTCGACCCTCACCCTCCGCGAGCGTGCGTCCCGCCTCGGTCGCGCAGGCTGGGGCTACAGCACCGACTACAACGGCGTGTTCAAGCGCATCCTCCAGGCTgcgcagcgcgccaagctTGCCCCCGAGGAGATGGTCAAGAAGGTCTTCGTCTTCTCCGACATGCAGTTCAACTCGAGCTCCAACACGGCCTTCGGCCGCaccgagcacgagggcgTGGAGCGCATgttcgccgaggcggggtaCACGATGCCCGAGATGGTGTACTGGAACTTGCAGGCCGGCGCTGCCAAGCCTgtgcgcgccgacacgcctGGTGTGGCCCTGGTGAGCGGCTTCTCTGGAGCGCTCATGAAGTACTTCatcaaggcgctcggcgagccgcCAGAAGAGCGCaaggcggctgcggcggccgcgggcggtgacgactttgacgactgggacgacctgaaggacgagctggacgagatTGGGGTCAAGACCGAGGCGACCCCAGCCAAGGGagacaagaaggacaaggagaagcAGAAGACGCCGCTTGAGCACATGATGGCCATTTTGAACGCCAAGCCATTTGGCGGGTTGGTGTTCGTCGACTAG
- the YMR210W gene encoding Putative esterase, translating into MTSRSRKKLTVTRRQGQRRQVAQAASSKQATWKASYKSIIRPSSHVVLLLLLLSLNHHNISSLKSTAITPPTPSRANTFPLTAMVTATKSHTASHSPLPIKSFYLPTSSSVFARILALPSQLLFAIMGLVGLAHYARQIVRVRPRNPAPLVRSAAAVAAAKETNGGAELTVDQWVEDNVPSLKGTFTPSWWLPNGHLQTLWIVAADFSKTDLVKYTRTMLRIPDGGTIAVDITPENHEELPADAPTVVVLHGLTGNSQESYVRNVLAWVVKPVSEGGLGGRGVVVNSRGCGGDVPVTTPQLYSAAASCDIHNVAHYLRDRFPQSALHGIGFSLGASILARYLGERGSSSLLSSGCLLGCPWDITALSHALEDGWFSSRVYSNALGSNLVRLFFGHYDKNPELWERDDSPVKHLIPEMKRLRGLGRDLRLKMVDGVMTSQLGGPHGPFPFADADAYYTYAGSHQLIHNIQVPTLGINAMDDPVVHGDALPMKEVEGGSHVHLAVTGGGGHLGWFDGPWGSTDRWVRTPIAEFLTAAARDLPPGPSVKVADKDADGWFWVEGDPVPSQTGADPARVGWKVLAEGITPPDLTDKKRKRSMSQSLAQGL; encoded by the exons ATGACGTCTAGGTCAAGGAAAAAGTTGACAGTgactcgacgacaaggacaaaGACGGCAGGTCGCacaagcagcaagcagcaagcaagcaacgTGGAAAGCGAGCTACAAGTCGATCATCAGGCCAAGTAGCCACGTCGTCCTGCTGCTACTCTTGCTGTCGTTGAATCACCACAACATCTCATCTCTCAAAAGCACCGCGATAACGCCTCCAACGCCATCGCGCGCCAACACGTTTCCCCTCACAGCCATGGTCACGGCCACAAAGTCGCACACCGCCTCGCACTCGCCCCTCCCCATCAAGTCATTCTACCtccccacctcgtcgtcggtgtttgcgcgcatcctcgccctcccctcGCAGCTGCTCTTCGCCATCATGGGacttgtcggcctcgcgcactACGCGCGCCAGATTGTGCGCGTCCGCCCGCGcaaccccgcgccgctggtgcgctctgccgctgccgtcgcggccgccaaggagacgaacggcggcgccgagctcaccgtCGACCAGTGGGTTGAGGACAACGTCCCCAGCCTCAAGGGCACGTTCACGCCGTCGTGGTGGCTTCCAAA CGGCCACCTCCAGACGCTGTGGATTGTCGCGGCCGACTTCTCAAAGACGGATCTCGTGAAGTACACGCGCACGATGCTGCGCATCCCCGACGGCGGGACTAT cgccgtcgacatcacACCAGAGAACCATGAGGAGCTGcctgccgacgcgccgaccgTCGTTGTGCTCCACGGCCTGACTGGCAATTCGCAGGAGAGCTACGTGCGCAACGTGCTCGCATGGGTCGTCAAGCCCGTGTCGGAGGGAGGTCTGGGCGGCcgtggtgtcgtcgtcaac TCTAGAggatgcggcggcgacgtcccCGTCACCACCCCGCAGCTGTActctgccgccgcgtcgtgcgATATCCACAACGTGGCGCACTACCTCCGCGACCGCTTCCCCCAGTCGGCGCTCCACGGAATCGGGTtcagcctcggcgcgtccATTCTGGCCCGgtacctcggcgagcggggctcgtcgtcgctcctctCGTCGGGCTGCCTTCTCGGCTGCCCGTGGGACATCACTGCCCTCTCCcatgcgctcgaggacgggtGGTTCAGCTCGCGCGTCTACTCGAACGCTCTGGGCAGTAACCTCGTGCGTCTGTTCTTCGGCCACTACGACAAGAACCCCGAGTTGTgggagcgcgacgactcACCGGTCAAGCACCTCATCCCTGAGATGAAGCGCCTCCGTGGGCTCGGCCGTGACCTCAGGCTCAAGatggtcgacggcgtcatgaCGAGCCAGCTGGGAGGACCACACGGGCCGTTCCCgttcgccgacgcggacgcgtaCTACACGTACGCCGGTAGCCACCAGCTGATCCACAACATCCAAGT CCCCACACTCGGCATCAACGCCATGGACGACCCCGTGgtgcacggcgacgcgctgccgatgaaggaggtcgagggcggcagccACGTGCACCTGGCGGTTAcaggcggtggtggccacCTGGGCTGGTTCGACGGGCCCTGGGGCTCCACCGACCGGTGGGTGCGTACGCCCATTGCCGAGTTCTTgacggctgcggcgcgtgACCTGCCGCCTGGCCCTAGCGTCAAGGTggccgacaaggacgcgGACGGGTGGTTCtgggtcgagggcgacccTGTGCCGTCGCAGACGGGTGCTGACCCCGCCCGCGTCGGCTGGAAGGTGCTCGCAGAGGGCATCACGCCGCCGGACCTCACGGACAAGAAGCGGAAGAGGTCGATGAGCCAGAGCCTGGCGCAGGGCTTGTAG